The following proteins come from a genomic window of Nostoc sp. ATCC 53789:
- a CDS encoding transposase, protein MKKIPQTDAIFDNVFQENQASDENPKSLRVSIDTKAKVKIGNLSRGGKARTLEAKAADDHDTQWEAVLVPFGILNTHSEKLTIYLGQSAETSDFIVDCLTAWWYENQHDYQDYDEWVIDLDGGAATRSNRTQFIKRMVELSQAINLRIRLIYYPPYHSKYNPIERCWAALENYWNGAILDSIEVAIKWASNMTWKGIAPIVHRVEATYEKGIKVLSQELEHYQTFWQPSETLPKWDITIFPV, encoded by the coding sequence TTGAAAAAGATTCCGCAAACAGATGCCATTTTCGACAATGTGTTTCAGGAAAATCAGGCATCGGATGAGAATCCCAAATCGTTGCGAGTCTCTATCGATACTAAAGCCAAGGTGAAGATTGGCAATCTTTCCAGAGGTGGTAAAGCTCGAACACTGGAAGCAAAAGCTGCGGATGACCACGATACACAGTGGGAGGCAGTCTTAGTTCCTTTTGGCATTCTCAACACACACAGTGAAAAGCTTACGATTTACTTAGGTCAGTCGGCTGAAACCAGTGATTTTATTGTCGATTGTTTAACTGCTTGGTGGTATGAGAATCAACACGATTACCAAGATTATGATGAATGGGTGATTGACCTTGATGGTGGTGCAGCAACTCGCAGTAACCGCACACAGTTTATCAAACGTATGGTTGAACTGTCTCAAGCAATTAATTTAAGAATCCGACTGATTTACTATCCTCCGTACCATAGCAAGTACAATCCCATAGAGAGGTGTTGGGCAGCCCTAGAGAACTATTGGAATGGCGCAATTCTGGATTCGATTGAAGTTGCCATCAAGTGGGCTTCCAATATGACTTGGAAAGGGATTGCACCCATTGTTCACCGTGTTGAAGCAACCTATGAAAAAGGAATCAAGGTTCTCTCACAAGAGTTAGAACACTACCAAACCTTCTGGCAACCTTCCGAAACTCTACCTAAATGGGATATCACAATTTTCCCCGTTTAA
- a CDS encoding 2OG-Fe dioxygenase family protein, with the protein MQKLETATELEYAFLFTLRKVNSINPEGFKPFFSNMPIDPYIKGNYRSRRLSRFTVSGNQLIKLPHGYLFQSKEYNPLVGDIKREFAELDDGLIELDIFTNLVLAFSDSCKLHPEAEIGVHQIRTICSADNLGNPAPEGIHQDGTDFIGIFSVDRDNIQGGETHLYAAKKENPVFSKVLNPGELLLVNDHDFFHFTTPIKPQYDAQGSRDVFVLTSPSLLSE; encoded by the coding sequence ATGCAAAAATTGGAGACAGCAACGGAATTAGAATATGCTTTTCTGTTTACTCTAAGAAAAGTAAATTCAATCAATCCAGAAGGTTTCAAGCCATTTTTTAGTAATATGCCTATTGATCCTTACATCAAAGGCAACTATCGTTCCAGAAGATTATCTCGGTTTACAGTTTCTGGAAATCAGTTAATCAAATTACCTCATGGCTATCTCTTTCAAAGTAAAGAGTATAATCCATTAGTGGGTGATATAAAAAGAGAGTTCGCAGAATTAGATGATGGACTCATAGAACTTGATATTTTTACAAATCTAGTCTTAGCATTTAGTGATTCTTGTAAACTTCATCCTGAAGCTGAAATCGGAGTTCATCAAATTAGAACTATTTGTTCAGCAGATAATTTGGGTAATCCAGCACCTGAAGGTATCCATCAAGATGGTACTGATTTTATCGGCATATTTTCAGTAGATAGAGATAATATTCAAGGTGGAGAAACACATCTATATGCTGCCAAAAAAGAAAATCCTGTATTTAGCAAAGTTTTAAATCCGGGAGAACTTTTATTAGTTAATGATCATGATTTTTTCCACTTCACCACTCCCATAAAACCACAGTATGACGCTCAAGGAAGTAGGGATGTTTTTGTACTAACTTCTCCTAGCTTGCTTTCGGAATAA
- a CDS encoding fasciclin domain-containing protein has product MANIIDTATNNGSFKTLVAAIQAAGLVDTLKGDGPFTVFAPTDEAFNKLPAGTVDALLKDIPKLKKILTYHVVSGKVLAADVAKLKTAKTVEGSDVKIDASNGVKINDAKVATADVAADNGVIHVIDTVLIPA; this is encoded by the coding sequence ATGGCCAACATAATTGACACTGCCACTAACAATGGTTCTTTCAAGACACTAGTTGCAGCAATCCAAGCGGCTGGTCTGGTAGATACACTGAAAGGTGATGGCCCATTCACCGTCTTCGCACCCACAGATGAAGCATTTAACAAGCTTCCAGCAGGTACAGTAGACGCATTACTGAAAGATATTCCAAAGCTCAAGAAAATCTTGACCTATCATGTAGTCTCAGGTAAAGTACTGGCTGCTGATGTAGCTAAACTGAAGACAGCTAAAACAGTTGAAGGTTCAGATGTAAAAATTGACGCTTCTAATGGCGTTAAAATCAATGATGCAAAAGTTGCAACAGCAGATGTTGCTGCTGATAACGGTGTCATCCACGTAATTGACACAGTTTTGATTCCTGCATAA
- a CDS encoding DUF711 family protein — protein sequence MKIRTITTGISLQSLQDQETIKQAADFNQQAKILFEKQGYEVQTTRIATNSWEEYLQGLSKIEIINGIQTLEKLCQSLNISFFNIGYASKPETINIIPDINKNTSIIYCSSKIGDSETGINFENARESAKVIKRISQESENGYGNFRFCAWANCQPGIPFFPTAYHRGNTSFAIGLELGDLVMQAFSQAKNMITGEQNLQLLLKSELNQVAVIAEKISDRFAVTYTGIDTSLAPSLDKKNSIAFAYEKLINGKFGHSGTLSISGMLTRVLKNVSVKICGYSGLMLPVCEDVGLATRANEQTYDITNLLLYSAVCGCGLDTVPIPGDITIEKIAALLIDMATLAIKLDKPLSARLFPIPNKKAGEMTTFNSPYLVDCKIFTFD from the coding sequence ATGAAAATCAGAACTATCACAACAGGTATATCACTTCAATCTTTACAAGATCAGGAAACAATTAAGCAAGCTGCTGACTTTAATCAGCAAGCAAAGATTCTCTTTGAAAAACAAGGATATGAAGTACAAACAACTAGAATCGCCACTAATAGCTGGGAAGAATATCTGCAAGGCTTGTCGAAAATTGAAATTATCAATGGAATTCAAACTCTAGAAAAACTTTGCCAAAGTTTGAATATCAGCTTTTTCAATATTGGTTATGCCAGCAAACCTGAAACTATAAATATAATTCCAGATATCAACAAAAATACATCGATTATTTATTGCTCTAGCAAAATTGGCGACAGTGAAACTGGTATCAATTTTGAGAATGCTAGGGAATCCGCTAAAGTTATTAAACGTATTTCCCAAGAAAGTGAAAATGGTTATGGTAATTTTCGTTTTTGTGCATGGGCAAACTGTCAGCCAGGTATCCCATTTTTTCCTACAGCCTACCATAGAGGCAATACATCTTTCGCTATAGGTTTAGAGTTAGGTGACTTGGTAATGCAAGCATTTTCACAAGCTAAAAATATGATAACAGGAGAGCAAAACCTGCAATTACTTTTAAAATCTGAATTAAATCAAGTTGCGGTTATTGCCGAAAAAATATCTGATAGATTCGCCGTTACATATACAGGAATCGATACCTCTCTAGCCCCATCCTTGGATAAGAAAAACAGTATTGCTTTTGCTTATGAAAAATTGATTAATGGTAAGTTTGGGCATTCTGGAACTCTCAGCATTTCTGGTATGCTGACTCGTGTACTGAAAAATGTATCAGTAAAAATCTGTGGTTACTCTGGGCTGATGCTTCCAGTTTGTGAAGATGTGGGACTGGCTACCAGAGCTAATGAGCAAACTTATGATATTACAAATTTATTATTATATTCAGCAGTTTGTGGTTGTGGACTGGATACAGTTCCGATTCCGGGTGATATAACGATAGAAAAAATTGCAGCTTTATTAATTGATATGGCAACTTTAGCCATCAAGTTAGATAAACCACTCTCAGCTAGATTATTTCCAATTCCAAACAAAAAAGCTGGGGAAATGACTACATTCAATTCCCCATATCTCGTAGATTGCAAAATATTTACATTTGACTAG
- the sfsA gene encoding DNA/RNA nuclease SfsA, whose protein sequence is MMDWLYRYPPLYPGILLKRYKRFFADVQLTSGEIVTAHCPNTGPMTGVSTPQSAVQLSKSDNLNRKLAYTLELIQVHDNEPTWVGINTFLPNRVVKLALAKYLFPELGEYSQIKGEVVYGLDKKSRVDFFLTGSDEERPIYLEVKNTTLSEGRLALFPDTETTRGQKHLRELMALLPLTRAVMLYFINRGDCIEFSPGDRTDPVYGKLLRDAIALGLEVLPCRFDISPEGIRYLGLAKLKI, encoded by the coding sequence ATGATGGATTGGCTTTACCGTTACCCACCTTTGTATCCGGGTATTTTACTCAAGCGTTACAAGCGATTTTTTGCTGACGTTCAACTTACTTCTGGCGAAATAGTGACAGCACACTGTCCTAATACAGGGCCAATGACTGGAGTATCAACTCCCCAAAGTGCTGTACAGCTTTCCAAAAGCGATAATCTTAACCGCAAATTGGCTTACACTTTAGAACTCATTCAGGTACATGACAATGAGCCGACTTGGGTAGGCATAAATACTTTTTTGCCCAATCGGGTAGTAAAGCTAGCTTTGGCAAAATATCTTTTCCCAGAATTGGGTGAGTATAGTCAAATCAAGGGCGAGGTGGTTTATGGGCTAGATAAAAAAAGTCGAGTAGATTTTTTCTTGACGGGGAGTGATGAGGAACGCCCGATTTATTTAGAAGTTAAAAATACAACTTTGTCTGAGGGGAGACTAGCTTTATTTCCCGACACGGAAACTACAAGAGGACAAAAGCACTTGCGAGAACTAATGGCGTTGCTACCTTTAACTCGTGCGGTGATGCTTTACTTTATTAATCGCGGTGATTGTATCGAGTTCTCCCCTGGCGATCGCACAGATCCTGTCTATGGTAAATTATTGCGGGATGCGATCGCTCTTGGTTTAGAAGTCTTACCTTGCCGTTTTGACATATCCCCCGAAGGTATCCGTTATTTGGGTTTAGCAAAACTCAAAATTTGA
- the modA gene encoding molybdate ABC transporter substrate-binding protein, producing MNRRRLIAWIATAVTSMMLVIGSQFINLSPANSTTTLRVFAAVSLTNALNDIKTQYQSANPSVNVVYTFGASGTLLSQIQAGAAADIFISAATDQIDVLQNATPSKLVAGSRKNIVKNRLVLIAPTTPPVSAGSAALTSFNGLTNANITGIAIGDYTGTPPVVPAGNYAKQVLTSRGIFTTVSPKTYLASNVRNVLTAVENKTLVVGGVSKTIDAGAVYKTDAAISTKVRVVETALTTESDPIVYPLGILANTTVLSTAQSFSTYLSGTTAQNIFKNTYGFILP from the coding sequence ATGAACAGAAGAAGACTTATCGCTTGGATTGCTACAGCAGTTACCAGCATGATGCTGGTAATAGGCTCCCAGTTTATCAATTTATCGCCAGCAAACTCCACAACCACACTTAGAGTGTTTGCAGCTGTCAGCTTAACAAATGCGCTTAATGATATTAAGACTCAGTACCAAAGTGCTAACCCAAGTGTTAATGTTGTCTATACTTTTGGTGCTTCTGGCACCTTACTTAGCCAAATACAAGCAGGAGCAGCAGCAGATATTTTCATTTCTGCGGCTACTGATCAAATAGATGTCTTGCAAAATGCAACCCCAAGTAAATTAGTTGCAGGTAGCCGTAAGAACATTGTTAAAAACCGTCTAGTTTTGATTGCTCCTACGACACCTCCTGTTAGTGCTGGTAGTGCTGCTCTGACTAGCTTCAATGGTTTGACCAACGCCAACATTACCGGCATCGCGATAGGTGACTACACAGGTACTCCGCCAGTTGTACCAGCAGGAAATTATGCCAAACAAGTTCTTACTAGCCGAGGTATTTTCACTACTGTTAGCCCTAAAACATACCTCGCTAGCAATGTGCGTAATGTCTTAACTGCTGTTGAAAATAAAACTCTTGTAGTTGGAGGCGTAAGTAAAACTATTGATGCAGGTGCAGTTTACAAAACCGATGCTGCAATTTCTACCAAGGTAAGAGTCGTAGAAACTGCTTTAACAACAGAAAGCGATCCGATTGTCTATCCACTGGGTATACTCGCCAACACTACAGTTTTATCGACAGCACAGAGTTTTTCTACCTACTTAAGTGGTACTACTGCCCAGAATATCTTCAAAAATACTTACGGGTTTATCTTGCCTTAA